A segment of the Desulfurobacterium pacificum genome:
TCCCCCAGAACGTACCTTCCTTTCCTATGATGAGATAGAAAACTATAGCCCCCCTTAAAGGGGGACTTAACTAAGATAGCGTAATCTGTTTTACTTCCATTATCTCTGGAATCTTCTTAATCTCTTCTATAGCTTCAGCAGGAACGTCATCATCTACCAAAATTACGCCCTTAGCTTCTTTACCTTTTTCCGTTCTTCCAAGCTGGAACCCGGCGATATTAACGCTGTACTTACCTAAGATAGAACCTAACTTTCCTATCACTCCCGGAACGTCAATATTCTTAATGAGTAAAAGCTTTCCTTCTGGCGTTAAGTCAAACAGGAAGCCGTTAATCTCAACAATTTTAGGGAACTTATCGTCCATAACCGTTCCGGCAATGGTGAACTCTCCTCTATCAGACTTGCAGGAAACCCTTATTAACTTCTTGAAATTAATACCTTCAGGTCTCTTAACTTCAACAACAGAAATTCCTTTCTCTTTCGCAAGGAATGGAGCGTTTATCAAATTAACAGGGATATCAACAATCTTCTGTAAGAATCCTTTGAGAAAAGCAGTAACTAAAGGAGATGTATCTTCTCCCAAGTCCCCTCTAAACTCAAGAGTTATCTCCTTAGACCTTGAGCAAGCAACCTGAACAGCAAAAAGTCCAAGCTTCTCAGCAAGCTCCATAAATGGCTTTAAAACTTTCGCTGCAGCAGTATCCTCGTAAGGAGCGTTAACGGCGAACTCTACCTCTTCACCCCTCAAAGCAGCAAGCACCTGATTGGCTATTATCACTGCAACGTTTGTTTGTGATTCGTAAGTATTCGCACCTATGTGAGGAGTAACTACAATGTTCGGTGCTTTAAGAAGAATGTTATCGGTTGCAGGTTCTTTTGCAAAAACGTCAATTGCTGCTGCTCTAACTTTACCGCTTACAAGCGCTTCATAAAGGTCTTCCTCGTTAATAATTCCTCCCCTCGCTATATTGAGGAGAATAACGCCATCTTTCATCTTCTCAATCTCTTTCTTAGTTATCATATTTTTCGTTTCTTCTGTTAGTGGAGTGTGAACCGTTATAATGTCAGACCTCTTAAGGAGTTCATCAAGCTCATCAACTAATTCAACTCCAAGTCTCTCTGCCTTTTCTTTCTTTATGTAAGGGTCATAAGCTATGACCTTCATATCAAAAGCTTTCGCCCTAATGGCAACTCTTGAACCTATTCTTCCAAAACCGATAATTCCAAGCGTTTTGCCTGCAAGCTCAACGCCCATAAACTTCTTCCTATCCCACCTTTTCTCAATCATTAAAGAGTTATGAGCGTAAGGAATCTGCCTTGCGGCTGCAATCATCATTCCCATTGTATGTTCTGTAGCCGCTAAAGTGTTGCCGGTCGGAGCGTTAACAACTAAAATTCCTCTTCGTGAAGCAGCGTCAAGGTCTATATTGTCAACACCTACACCTGCTCTACCGACAACTTTTAATCTCTTGGCTCTCTCAAACAGTTCTTCTGTCACAGGCGTTCCACTTCTCGTAATTAAAGCGTCGTATTCGTGAATTATTGAAAGAATTTTGTTGAAATCTCTAAACAGTTCTGGGTCATAGGTAAGCTCAACATCTGGTTGACTTTTGAGAAGATTGATTCCCGCATCCGCTATATGTTCTGTAACTAAAATTTTGAATTTATCCATTTATAACCTCCTACTGATTGTTAGTTGCTGATTATACTGCATCGTAAAGAAACCTTACTACGTTAGTCGCGTAACTTCCAGATGGCAGAGAAAAGGACAGCTTAACTCCCCATTCAAACTTTTTAAGTTTCAAACGTTTCACTTCAGCAAACGTTCTCCTTTTAAAAGGATGAAAAAAACAGGAAAGAGGAAGAAAATCCCCCACCTCAACACCTCTCCCTCTCAACACCTTTTCATAAATATTCCACTCCTTTTCAGGGTGAAAAATCCCCACCTCCCTCTCCTTCAACTCTCCAACGTCTTCCATCGGAAATACCATAAACCCCACCTTATACTTAAACTTCAAATAGTTTTCCGTTCTTCTCATCACTTCTTTCGCAAGCCACTCGTTAAAAAGAAAACTCTGAAAAACGTTAAACTGAAACTCAATTTCCCTTTTAGGAATCAAAGAAAACGCCTCTTCAAAACTTTTCCCTTCAGCTAAAGCCTTGGCTACCTTTTTTCTCCACCCTTTAAAATACTTAGCTGCCTCTTCGTAATTGCCAGAAATAAACACCTTCTTACCCTTCCTATCTCTTGAACCTTCCCAACCTGCAGGCGTAAAAAGGTAAAGCAAAGCCTCCTTTTTTAATCCCTTTGCAAGCAATTCTGCGAAAAACGCTCCTTTCCTGACAGGCGTAAACCGCTGTTCGCCATAGTAGTTGGGGATACCAAAACGCCTTAAAACCTCTACTCTTCTACTATCGGGCAGTTCTGCATTACGAACTTTTATAGTGAATTTATTTTCTTTTATCAAAGATGGTGATAGCTTTCTGTTTAAAAAACCCACTTCTTTTAGCTTTATCCTTTCATCGGAAGGTTCTCTTAGCCTTTTGTCTGAAGGAACGGCTATGAATTGGGTTGTAACAGCGTTTTTATCCTTTAGACCGCAGTAAGATATAAGGAGAGAAGGAACGCTTGAACTTTTCGCTACCTTTCTGATTGCTTCGTCAGTCTCAAGCCCTTTCTTTGTAAGCTTATAAACTCTGTAAGCTCCCTCCTTCTTTAAAGGAGTTTTTAAAATTTCTTCTACAACGAAATCTTCAGGAATTGTCTTAATCTTAGCCATTACACTTTCTTAATGAATAAAAATCTGCGGGTAAAATCCACTCCTTCAGGTTTAAGAACAACCTCTTCAACCTCATAACCAGGTATTTCCCCTTCAAATTTCTCTCTTCCCCTGTAGATGCACAGAACAGCACCTTCTTCTAAAAACTGAGAAGTCATCTCAACAGCCGTTTCAGGGTCTTTAACCGCTCTCATCAGCAGGTAATCGTAATCGCCATAATGCTCCTCTATTCTCTGGCAGAAAACCTTCACATTTTCTAACTTTAGCTCTCTTTTAACCTGTTCTAAAAATACACATCTCTTGTGCCTTGACTCAATTAGGCTGAAAAAAGAACTCTTAACAACAATGGCAAGCGGAATTCCGGGAAATCCTGCTCCACTTCCAACGTCGCAAAATCTCTTTTCAGAAATGCTCAAACCCGCTTCTTCAAAAGCTTTCAAACCTAAAAGGGAATCAAAGAAGTGTTTAACCTCTATCTCCTCGTCAGAAAGTAAAGAGGTAAGGTTAATTCTCCTTCCCCACTTTTTCAAAAGCTCCTTATACTTCTCAAACTGATTCAAACATATATCTTCTATCTCAATACCGTTGAGAGAGCAAAGCTCTTTAAGTCTTTTCACGAAACTCACCTCTTTTCCACTTCTCTATGTAGATAGAAAGTATAGGTATAGATGCAGGTCTAATTCCTTCAAGTCTTGCAGCCTGACCTAAAGTTAAAGGCTTCATCTCTTTTAACTTTTGTTTTTCCTCTATAGATATAGGAACAACGTCGTAGTCAAAATCTTTCGGAATTTTCACGTTCTCAAGTTTTCTGAACCTCCTTACTTCTTCAAGCTGTCTCTTTATGTAACCTTCGTACTTAACCTCTATCTCTACTTCTTCCAAGATTTCCCTTAAAAGTTTCTCATCGTCAACAGAAACCTTTACAGGAACAACCTTTAAGATATCTTCTAATTTGACTTCCGGTCTTTTAAGGAGTTCGTAAGCGCTCTTCGTCTCTTTAATCTCAACGGGGCTTTCAGAAGGTTTAATCTTTATCTCCTTAAGTTTCTCTATGAAAACTTTTACTGTTTCATACTTCCTCTTTACCCTTTCGTACTGCTCTCTCGTTAACAGCCCGAACTTGTAGCCGTATTTCGCCAGCCTGTAATCGGCGTTATCGTACCTCAGCAGTAACCTGTACTCAGCGCGGGAAGTAAATAGCCTGTAAGGTTCTCTAACTCCTCTATTAACTAAATCGTCAATCATAACGCCTATGTAAGCTTCATCCCTACCTAAAACGAACCTTTCATCCTTACCCATAGCGTAAAGGGCAGCGTTTATCCCGGCAACTATCCCCTGACCCGCAGCTTCTTCGTAACCGGTCGTTCCGTTTATCTGACCTGCGTTGAAAAGACCTCTTATCAGCTTCGTCTCAAGTGTAGGGTAGAGGTGCGTCGGGTCAACGAAGTCGTACTCAATCCCGTAAGCCGGTTTTATTATCTTTGCGTTTTCAAGTCCGGGAATTGAATGGATTATTTGCTCCTGAACGTCGTAAGGAAGGCTCGTTGAAGTTCCGTTCGGATAAAACTCTACAGTGTTTCTTCCCTCTGGCTCAACGAAAACGTGGTGTCTCTCTTTATCTGGAAACTTAACGATTTTATCTTCAATGGAAGGACAATAACGAACGCCGACGCCTGTTATAAGCTTACACTCCCCGTACATAGGAGAACGGTGAAGGTTCTCCCTTATTATCCTGTGAGTTTCCGGCGTGGTGTAAGTTAACCAGCACGGAATTTGCTCAATC
Coding sequences within it:
- the serA gene encoding phosphoglycerate dehydrogenase, with the translated sequence MDKFKILVTEHIADAGINLLKSQPDVELTYDPELFRDFNKILSIIHEYDALITRSGTPVTEELFERAKRLKVVGRAGVGVDNIDLDAASRRGILVVNAPTGNTLAATEHTMGMMIAAARQIPYAHNSLMIEKRWDRKKFMGVELAGKTLGIIGFGRIGSRVAIRAKAFDMKVIAYDPYIKKEKAERLGVELVDELDELLKRSDIITVHTPLTEETKNMITKKEIEKMKDGVILLNIARGGIINEEDLYEALVSGKVRAAAIDVFAKEPATDNILLKAPNIVVTPHIGANTYESQTNVAVIIANQVLAALRGEEVEFAVNAPYEDTAAAKVLKPFMELAEKLGLFAVQVACSRSKEITLEFRGDLGEDTSPLVTAFLKGFLQKIVDIPVNLINAPFLAKEKGISVVEVKRPEGINFKKLIRVSCKSDRGEFTIAGTVMDDKFPKIVEINGFLFDLTPEGKLLLIKNIDVPGVIGKLGSILGKYSVNIAGFQLGRTEKGKEAKGVILVDDDVPAEAIEEIKKIPEIMEVKQITLS
- the truD gene encoding tRNA pseudouridine(13) synthase TruD encodes the protein MAKIKTIPEDFVVEEILKTPLKKEGAYRVYKLTKKGLETDEAIRKVAKSSSVPSLLISYCGLKDKNAVTTQFIAVPSDKRLREPSDERIKLKEVGFLNRKLSPSLIKENKFTIKVRNAELPDSRRVEVLRRFGIPNYYGEQRFTPVRKGAFFAELLAKGLKKEALLYLFTPAGWEGSRDRKGKKVFISGNYEEAAKYFKGWRKKVAKALAEGKSFEEAFSLIPKREIEFQFNVFQSFLFNEWLAKEVMRRTENYLKFKYKVGFMVFPMEDVGELKEREVGIFHPEKEWNIYEKVLRGRGVEVGDFLPLSCFFHPFKRRTFAEVKRLKLKKFEWGVKLSFSLPSGSYATNVVRFLYDAV
- the rsmG gene encoding 16S rRNA (guanine(527)-N(7))-methyltransferase RsmG; translation: MKRLKELCSLNGIEIEDICLNQFEKYKELLKKWGRRINLTSLLSDEEIEVKHFFDSLLGLKAFEEAGLSISEKRFCDVGSGAGFPGIPLAIVVKSSFFSLIESRHKRCVFLEQVKRELKLENVKVFCQRIEEHYGDYDYLLMRAVKDPETAVEMTSQFLEEGAVLCIYRGREKFEGEIPGYEVEEVVLKPEGVDFTRRFLFIKKV
- the mnmG gene encoding tRNA uridine-5-carboxymethylaminomethyl(34) synthesis enzyme MnmG; translated protein: MWDGVYDVIVVGAGHAGCEAALAAARMGCKTALFVINSDRIAEMSCNPSIGGVAKGTVVREIDALGGEMAKNIDATGIQFRILNKKKGPAVRAPRAQADKYAYRERMKRVIEETDNLDVVQQIVDDIIVEDGKVKGVVTHLGAKYGAKAVVVTAGTFLRGKIIIGFEEFEGGRMWEPAANKLSSFYERHGFRVARLKTGTPVRIDGRTIDFSKMERQDGDEPPPFFSYWTEPKEIEQIPCWLTYTTPETHRIIRENLHRSPMYGECKLITGVGVRYCPSIEDKIVKFPDKERHHVFVEPEGRNTVEFYPNGTSTSLPYDVQEQIIHSIPGLENAKIIKPAYGIEYDFVDPTHLYPTLETKLIRGLFNAGQINGTTGYEEAAGQGIVAGINAALYAMGKDERFVLGRDEAYIGVMIDDLVNRGVREPYRLFTSRAEYRLLLRYDNADYRLAKYGYKFGLLTREQYERVKRKYETVKVFIEKLKEIKIKPSESPVEIKETKSAYELLKRPEVKLEDILKVVPVKVSVDDEKLLREILEEVEIEVKYEGYIKRQLEEVRRFRKLENVKIPKDFDYDVVPISIEEKQKLKEMKPLTLGQAARLEGIRPASIPILSIYIEKWKRGEFREKT